From the genome of Camelus dromedarius isolate mCamDro1 chromosome 19, mCamDro1.pat, whole genome shotgun sequence, one region includes:
- the PSORS1C2 gene encoding psoriasis susceptibility 1 candidate gene 2 protein: MFNWKLLGILVLCLFAGGISGSGDHPSAPSTEASEEEGSPPLPQGPPIPGDPWPGVPPFFEDPPPPVPSRPWRDLPDSGVWPPEPPRTDPPQTPRPDDPWPAGPQPPENPWPPAPEVDHGSQGEPDLDPPQEEYR; encoded by the exons ATGTTCAACTGGAAGCTACTGGGGATCCTGGTCCTTTGCCTGTTTGCCGGAG GCATCTCAGGCAGTGGAGACCACCCATCTGCCCCATCCACAGAGGCCTCAGAGGAGGAGGGCTCCCCACCACTGCCTCAGGGCCCCCCAATCCCTGGTGACCCCTGGCCAGGGGTACCCCCTTTCTTTGAGGACCCTCCACCTCCAGTTCCCAGTCGTCCCTGGAGAGACCTGCCTGATTCTGGAGTCTGGCCTCCTGAACCCCCTAGAACTGATCCCCCTCAAACTCCCCGGCCTGATGACCCCTGGCCAGCAGGACCCCAGCCTCCAGAAAACCCCTGGCCACCTGCCCCTGAGGTGGACCACGGATCTCAGGGGGAGCCAGACCTTGACCCACCCCAGGAGGAGTACAGATGA
- the CCHCR1 gene encoding coiled-coil alpha-helical rod protein 1 isoform X1: protein MFRPSGSTGLIPPSHFQARPRPTLPRMAPTWVSDIPLIQPPAHQDVSERQPDNQRLQVTMWEPEVSGKGQEPRWRGRSVELPGSQALSQQAELISRQLQELRRLEEEVRVLRETSLQQKMRLESQAMELEALARAEKAGRAEAEGLRAALAGAEVVRKNLEEGSQRELEEVQRLHQEQLSSLMRAHQEALSSLTNKAGGLEKSLSSLETRRSGEAKELAVAQRETELLRKQLSKTQEDLEAQVTLVENLRRYVGEQVPPEVHSQTWESERQELLETVQHLHEDRDGLHTTAELLQVRVQSLTHILSMQEEELARKIQPSDCLEPEFTRKCQSLLKRWREKVFALMVQLKAQELEHRGCVEQLKGQVAELQERAETQSQEQAILQRSLQDKAAEVEVERMGAKALQMELSRAQEARRRRQQQMATAEEQLKVVANAVSSFQTWFQSTVAEVERATARLPSISARVSYAVRKVHTIQGLMARKLAVAQLRQESCPPPPPARDMSLELEQLREERNRLDAELQLSAHIIQQEVGRAREQGEAERQQLSEVAKQLEQELQRTQESLASLGLQLEAARQGQQESMVEAASLRQELTQQQEIYGQALQEKVAEVETRLREQLSESERRLNEARREHAKAVVSLRQIQRKATREKERNQELRRLQDEARKEEGQRLTQRLKELERDKNLMLATLQQEGLLSRYKQQRLLAVLPSPLDKGNPVEPSPGCPGSSVPAPPAAALCTKESIKGSLSVLLDDLQGLSEAISKEDAVCQDDDQNSSTSACL, encoded by the exons ATGTTTCGACCTTCAG GTTCCACTGGGCTGATTCCCCCATCCCACTTCCAAGCTCGGCCCCGTCCAACTCTGCCAAGAATGGCTCCCACTTGGGTCTCAGACATTCCCCTGATCCAACCCCCAGCCCATCAAGATGTCTCAGAGAGGCAGCCAGACAACCAGAGACTTCAAGTGACCATGTGGGAACCGGAAGTTTCTGGCAAAGGGCAGGAGCCCAGGTGGAGAGGCAG GTCTGTGGAGCTACCTGGGTCACAGGCCCTGAGCCAGCAGGCTGAGCTGATCTCTCGGCAGCTGCAAGAGCTGCGGCGGCTGGAGGAGGAGGTCCGGGTGCTGCGGGAAACCTCACTGCAGCAGAAGATGAGGCTGGAGTCCCAGGCCATGGAGCTGGAGGCTCTGGCCCGGGCGGAGAAGGCCGGCCGTGCTGAGGCCGAGGGCCTGCGTGCTGCCTTGGCGGGGGCCGAGGTTGTCCGGAAGAACCTGGAAGAGGGGAGCCAGCGGGAGCTGGAGGAGGTTCAGAGGCTGCACCAAGAGCAG CTCTCCTCCTTGATGCGGGCTCACCAGGAGGCTCTTTCCAGTTTGACTAACAAAGCAGGGGGCCTGGAGAAATCTCTGAGTAGTCTGGAAACCAGGAGGTCAGGGGAAGCCAAGGAGCTGGCCGTGGCCCAGAGGGAGACCGAGCTGCTTCGGAAACAGCTGAG CAAGACCCAAGAAGACTTGGAGGCTCAGGTGACCTTGGTTGAGAATCTAAGAAGATATGTAGGGGAGCAAGTCCCTCCTGAGGTCCACAGCCAGACATGGGAATCAGAGCGACAGGAGCTTCTAGAAACTGTGCAG CACTTGCATGAGGACCGGGATGGTCTGCACACCACGGCCGAGCTGCTGCAGGTGCGAGTCCAGAGCCTCACGCACATCCTCTCcatgcaggaggaggagctggcccGGAAG ATTCAGCCTTCAGACTGCCTGGAGCCCGAGTTCACCAGGAAGTGCCAGTCCCTGCTGAAGCGCTGGCGGGAGAAGGTGTTTGCCCTCATGGTGCAGCTGAAGGCCCAGGagctggagcacagaggatgCGTGGAGCAGCTGAAGGGGCAG GTGGCAGAGCTCCAGGAAAGAGCTGAAACTCAGAGTCAGGAGCAGGCCATCCTGCAGCGCTCCCTGCAGGACAAAGCTGCAGAAGTGGAGGTGGAGCGAATGGGTGCCAAG GCCCTGCAGATGGAGCTGAGCCGTGCTCAGGAGGCCCGGCGCCGGAGGCAGCAGCAGATGGCCACAGCGGAGGAGCAGCTGAAGGTCGTGGCCAATGCTGTCAGCAG CTTTCAGACCTGGTTCCAGAGCACCGTGGCCGAGGTGGAACGGGCCACGGCCCGACTGCCCAGCATCAGTGCCCGAGTCAGCTATGCCGTCCGCAAGGTCCACACCATTCAGG gcCTGATGGCTCGAAAACTGGCCGTTGCTCAGCTGCGCCAGGAGAG ctgccccccacccccaccggccAGGGACATGAGCCTTGAGTTGGAGCAGCTGCGGGAAGAGCGGAACCGCCTGGACGCGGAACTGCAGCTGAGCGCCCACATCATCCAGCAGGAGGTGGGCCGGGCCCGGGAGCAAG GGGAGGCGGAGCGGCAGCAGCTGAGCGAGGTGGCCAAGCAGCTGGAGCAGGAGCTGCAGCGCACCCAGGAGTCCCTGGCCAGTTTGGGGCTGCAGCTGGAGGCGGCTCGCCAGGGCCAGCAGGAGAGCATGGTGGAGGCTGCCAGTCTCCGGCAGGAGCTGACCCAGCAACAGGAGATCTACGGGCAAG CGCTGCAGGAGAAGGTGGCCGAAGTGGAAACTCGGCTGCGGGAACAGCTCTCAGAATCAGAAAGGAGACTGAACGAGGCTCGGAGGGAACACGCCAAGGCCG TGGTTTCCCTGCGCCAGATCCAACGCAAAGCCACCCGGGAAAAGGAGCGGAACCAGGAGCTCCGGCGCCTGCAGGATGAGGCCCGAAAGGAGGAGGGGCAGCGGCTGACCCAGCGCCTGAAGGAGCTGGAGCGGGACAAGAACCTCATGCTG GCCACCTTGCAGCAGGAGGGTCTCCTCTCCCGTTACAAGCAGCAGCGACTGCTGGCAGTTCTTCCTTCCCCACTGGATAAAGGGAATCCCGTGGAGCCCAGCCCTGGGTGCCCAGGGTCTTCAGTGCCTGCACCTCCAGCAGCGGCCCTCTGCACCAAGGAGTCCATCAAAg GATCCCTCTCTGTCCTGCTCGATGACCTGCAGGGCCTGAGTGAGGCCATTTCCAAAGAGGACGCTGTTTGTCAGGATGACGACCAGAACTCCTCTACTTCAGCCTGCCTCTGA
- the CCHCR1 gene encoding coiled-coil alpha-helical rod protein 1 isoform X2: protein MAPTWVSDIPLIQPPAHQDVSERQPDNQRLQVTMWEPEVSGKGQEPRWRGRSVELPGSQALSQQAELISRQLQELRRLEEEVRVLRETSLQQKMRLESQAMELEALARAEKAGRAEAEGLRAALAGAEVVRKNLEEGSQRELEEVQRLHQEQLSSLMRAHQEALSSLTNKAGGLEKSLSSLETRRSGEAKELAVAQRETELLRKQLSKTQEDLEAQVTLVENLRRYVGEQVPPEVHSQTWESERQELLETVQHLHEDRDGLHTTAELLQVRVQSLTHILSMQEEELARKIQPSDCLEPEFTRKCQSLLKRWREKVFALMVQLKAQELEHRGCVEQLKGQVAELQERAETQSQEQAILQRSLQDKAAEVEVERMGAKALQMELSRAQEARRRRQQQMATAEEQLKVVANAVSSFQTWFQSTVAEVERATARLPSISARVSYAVRKVHTIQGLMARKLAVAQLRQESCPPPPPARDMSLELEQLREERNRLDAELQLSAHIIQQEVGRAREQGEAERQQLSEVAKQLEQELQRTQESLASLGLQLEAARQGQQESMVEAASLRQELTQQQEIYGQALQEKVAEVETRLREQLSESERRLNEARREHAKAVVSLRQIQRKATREKERNQELRRLQDEARKEEGQRLTQRLKELERDKNLMLATLQQEGLLSRYKQQRLLAVLPSPLDKGNPVEPSPGCPGSSVPAPPAAALCTKESIKGSLSVLLDDLQGLSEAISKEDAVCQDDDQNSSTSACL from the exons ATGGCTCCCACTTGGGTCTCAGACATTCCCCTGATCCAACCCCCAGCCCATCAAGATGTCTCAGAGAGGCAGCCAGACAACCAGAGACTTCAAGTGACCATGTGGGAACCGGAAGTTTCTGGCAAAGGGCAGGAGCCCAGGTGGAGAGGCAG GTCTGTGGAGCTACCTGGGTCACAGGCCCTGAGCCAGCAGGCTGAGCTGATCTCTCGGCAGCTGCAAGAGCTGCGGCGGCTGGAGGAGGAGGTCCGGGTGCTGCGGGAAACCTCACTGCAGCAGAAGATGAGGCTGGAGTCCCAGGCCATGGAGCTGGAGGCTCTGGCCCGGGCGGAGAAGGCCGGCCGTGCTGAGGCCGAGGGCCTGCGTGCTGCCTTGGCGGGGGCCGAGGTTGTCCGGAAGAACCTGGAAGAGGGGAGCCAGCGGGAGCTGGAGGAGGTTCAGAGGCTGCACCAAGAGCAG CTCTCCTCCTTGATGCGGGCTCACCAGGAGGCTCTTTCCAGTTTGACTAACAAAGCAGGGGGCCTGGAGAAATCTCTGAGTAGTCTGGAAACCAGGAGGTCAGGGGAAGCCAAGGAGCTGGCCGTGGCCCAGAGGGAGACCGAGCTGCTTCGGAAACAGCTGAG CAAGACCCAAGAAGACTTGGAGGCTCAGGTGACCTTGGTTGAGAATCTAAGAAGATATGTAGGGGAGCAAGTCCCTCCTGAGGTCCACAGCCAGACATGGGAATCAGAGCGACAGGAGCTTCTAGAAACTGTGCAG CACTTGCATGAGGACCGGGATGGTCTGCACACCACGGCCGAGCTGCTGCAGGTGCGAGTCCAGAGCCTCACGCACATCCTCTCcatgcaggaggaggagctggcccGGAAG ATTCAGCCTTCAGACTGCCTGGAGCCCGAGTTCACCAGGAAGTGCCAGTCCCTGCTGAAGCGCTGGCGGGAGAAGGTGTTTGCCCTCATGGTGCAGCTGAAGGCCCAGGagctggagcacagaggatgCGTGGAGCAGCTGAAGGGGCAG GTGGCAGAGCTCCAGGAAAGAGCTGAAACTCAGAGTCAGGAGCAGGCCATCCTGCAGCGCTCCCTGCAGGACAAAGCTGCAGAAGTGGAGGTGGAGCGAATGGGTGCCAAG GCCCTGCAGATGGAGCTGAGCCGTGCTCAGGAGGCCCGGCGCCGGAGGCAGCAGCAGATGGCCACAGCGGAGGAGCAGCTGAAGGTCGTGGCCAATGCTGTCAGCAG CTTTCAGACCTGGTTCCAGAGCACCGTGGCCGAGGTGGAACGGGCCACGGCCCGACTGCCCAGCATCAGTGCCCGAGTCAGCTATGCCGTCCGCAAGGTCCACACCATTCAGG gcCTGATGGCTCGAAAACTGGCCGTTGCTCAGCTGCGCCAGGAGAG ctgccccccacccccaccggccAGGGACATGAGCCTTGAGTTGGAGCAGCTGCGGGAAGAGCGGAACCGCCTGGACGCGGAACTGCAGCTGAGCGCCCACATCATCCAGCAGGAGGTGGGCCGGGCCCGGGAGCAAG GGGAGGCGGAGCGGCAGCAGCTGAGCGAGGTGGCCAAGCAGCTGGAGCAGGAGCTGCAGCGCACCCAGGAGTCCCTGGCCAGTTTGGGGCTGCAGCTGGAGGCGGCTCGCCAGGGCCAGCAGGAGAGCATGGTGGAGGCTGCCAGTCTCCGGCAGGAGCTGACCCAGCAACAGGAGATCTACGGGCAAG CGCTGCAGGAGAAGGTGGCCGAAGTGGAAACTCGGCTGCGGGAACAGCTCTCAGAATCAGAAAGGAGACTGAACGAGGCTCGGAGGGAACACGCCAAGGCCG TGGTTTCCCTGCGCCAGATCCAACGCAAAGCCACCCGGGAAAAGGAGCGGAACCAGGAGCTCCGGCGCCTGCAGGATGAGGCCCGAAAGGAGGAGGGGCAGCGGCTGACCCAGCGCCTGAAGGAGCTGGAGCGGGACAAGAACCTCATGCTG GCCACCTTGCAGCAGGAGGGTCTCCTCTCCCGTTACAAGCAGCAGCGACTGCTGGCAGTTCTTCCTTCCCCACTGGATAAAGGGAATCCCGTGGAGCCCAGCCCTGGGTGCCCAGGGTCTTCAGTGCCTGCACCTCCAGCAGCGGCCCTCTGCACCAAGGAGTCCATCAAAg GATCCCTCTCTGTCCTGCTCGATGACCTGCAGGGCCTGAGTGAGGCCATTTCCAAAGAGGACGCTGTTTGTCAGGATGACGACCAGAACTCCTCTACTTCAGCCTGCCTCTGA
- the CCHCR1 gene encoding coiled-coil alpha-helical rod protein 1 isoform X4, translated as MFRPSAHQDVSERQPDNQRLQVTMWEPEVSGKGQEPRWRGRSVELPGSQALSQQAELISRQLQELRRLEEEVRVLRETSLQQKMRLESQAMELEALARAEKAGRAEAEGLRAALAGAEVVRKNLEEGSQRELEEVQRLHQEQLSSLMRAHQEALSSLTNKAGGLEKSLSSLETRRSGEAKELAVAQRETELLRKQLSKTQEDLEAQVTLVENLRRYVGEQVPPEVHSQTWESERQELLETVQHLHEDRDGLHTTAELLQVRVQSLTHILSMQEEELARKIQPSDCLEPEFTRKCQSLLKRWREKVFALMVQLKAQELEHRGCVEQLKGQVAELQERAETQSQEQAILQRSLQDKAAEVEVERMGAKALQMELSRAQEARRRRQQQMATAEEQLKVVANAVSSFQTWFQSTVAEVERATARLPSISARVSYAVRKVHTIQGLMARKLAVAQLRQESCPPPPPARDMSLELEQLREERNRLDAELQLSAHIIQQEVGRAREQGEAERQQLSEVAKQLEQELQRTQESLASLGLQLEAARQGQQESMVEAASLRQELTQQQEIYGQALQEKVAEVETRLREQLSESERRLNEARREHAKAVVSLRQIQRKATREKERNQELRRLQDEARKEEGQRLTQRLKELERDKNLMLATLQQEGLLSRYKQQRLLAVLPSPLDKGNPVEPSPGCPGSSVPAPPAAALCTKESIKGSLSVLLDDLQGLSEAISKEDAVCQDDDQNSSTSACL; from the exons ATGTTTCGACCTTCAG CCCATCAAGATGTCTCAGAGAGGCAGCCAGACAACCAGAGACTTCAAGTGACCATGTGGGAACCGGAAGTTTCTGGCAAAGGGCAGGAGCCCAGGTGGAGAGGCAG GTCTGTGGAGCTACCTGGGTCACAGGCCCTGAGCCAGCAGGCTGAGCTGATCTCTCGGCAGCTGCAAGAGCTGCGGCGGCTGGAGGAGGAGGTCCGGGTGCTGCGGGAAACCTCACTGCAGCAGAAGATGAGGCTGGAGTCCCAGGCCATGGAGCTGGAGGCTCTGGCCCGGGCGGAGAAGGCCGGCCGTGCTGAGGCCGAGGGCCTGCGTGCTGCCTTGGCGGGGGCCGAGGTTGTCCGGAAGAACCTGGAAGAGGGGAGCCAGCGGGAGCTGGAGGAGGTTCAGAGGCTGCACCAAGAGCAG CTCTCCTCCTTGATGCGGGCTCACCAGGAGGCTCTTTCCAGTTTGACTAACAAAGCAGGGGGCCTGGAGAAATCTCTGAGTAGTCTGGAAACCAGGAGGTCAGGGGAAGCCAAGGAGCTGGCCGTGGCCCAGAGGGAGACCGAGCTGCTTCGGAAACAGCTGAG CAAGACCCAAGAAGACTTGGAGGCTCAGGTGACCTTGGTTGAGAATCTAAGAAGATATGTAGGGGAGCAAGTCCCTCCTGAGGTCCACAGCCAGACATGGGAATCAGAGCGACAGGAGCTTCTAGAAACTGTGCAG CACTTGCATGAGGACCGGGATGGTCTGCACACCACGGCCGAGCTGCTGCAGGTGCGAGTCCAGAGCCTCACGCACATCCTCTCcatgcaggaggaggagctggcccGGAAG ATTCAGCCTTCAGACTGCCTGGAGCCCGAGTTCACCAGGAAGTGCCAGTCCCTGCTGAAGCGCTGGCGGGAGAAGGTGTTTGCCCTCATGGTGCAGCTGAAGGCCCAGGagctggagcacagaggatgCGTGGAGCAGCTGAAGGGGCAG GTGGCAGAGCTCCAGGAAAGAGCTGAAACTCAGAGTCAGGAGCAGGCCATCCTGCAGCGCTCCCTGCAGGACAAAGCTGCAGAAGTGGAGGTGGAGCGAATGGGTGCCAAG GCCCTGCAGATGGAGCTGAGCCGTGCTCAGGAGGCCCGGCGCCGGAGGCAGCAGCAGATGGCCACAGCGGAGGAGCAGCTGAAGGTCGTGGCCAATGCTGTCAGCAG CTTTCAGACCTGGTTCCAGAGCACCGTGGCCGAGGTGGAACGGGCCACGGCCCGACTGCCCAGCATCAGTGCCCGAGTCAGCTATGCCGTCCGCAAGGTCCACACCATTCAGG gcCTGATGGCTCGAAAACTGGCCGTTGCTCAGCTGCGCCAGGAGAG ctgccccccacccccaccggccAGGGACATGAGCCTTGAGTTGGAGCAGCTGCGGGAAGAGCGGAACCGCCTGGACGCGGAACTGCAGCTGAGCGCCCACATCATCCAGCAGGAGGTGGGCCGGGCCCGGGAGCAAG GGGAGGCGGAGCGGCAGCAGCTGAGCGAGGTGGCCAAGCAGCTGGAGCAGGAGCTGCAGCGCACCCAGGAGTCCCTGGCCAGTTTGGGGCTGCAGCTGGAGGCGGCTCGCCAGGGCCAGCAGGAGAGCATGGTGGAGGCTGCCAGTCTCCGGCAGGAGCTGACCCAGCAACAGGAGATCTACGGGCAAG CGCTGCAGGAGAAGGTGGCCGAAGTGGAAACTCGGCTGCGGGAACAGCTCTCAGAATCAGAAAGGAGACTGAACGAGGCTCGGAGGGAACACGCCAAGGCCG TGGTTTCCCTGCGCCAGATCCAACGCAAAGCCACCCGGGAAAAGGAGCGGAACCAGGAGCTCCGGCGCCTGCAGGATGAGGCCCGAAAGGAGGAGGGGCAGCGGCTGACCCAGCGCCTGAAGGAGCTGGAGCGGGACAAGAACCTCATGCTG GCCACCTTGCAGCAGGAGGGTCTCCTCTCCCGTTACAAGCAGCAGCGACTGCTGGCAGTTCTTCCTTCCCCACTGGATAAAGGGAATCCCGTGGAGCCCAGCCCTGGGTGCCCAGGGTCTTCAGTGCCTGCACCTCCAGCAGCGGCCCTCTGCACCAAGGAGTCCATCAAAg GATCCCTCTCTGTCCTGCTCGATGACCTGCAGGGCCTGAGTGAGGCCATTTCCAAAGAGGACGCTGTTTGTCAGGATGACGACCAGAACTCCTCTACTTCAGCCTGCCTCTGA
- the CCHCR1 gene encoding coiled-coil alpha-helical rod protein 1 isoform X3, with the protein MFRPSGSTGLIPPSHFQARPRPTLPRMAPTWVSDIPLIQPPAHQDVSERQPDNQRLQVTMWEPEVSGKGQEPRWRGRSVELPGSQALSQQAELISRQLQELRRLEEEVRVLRETSLQQKMRLESQAMELEALARAEKAGRAEAEGLRAALAGAEVVRKNLEEGSQRELEEVQRLHQEQLSSLMRAHQEALSSLTNKAGGLEKSLSSLETRRSGEAKELAVAQRETELLRKQLSKTQEDLEAQVTLVENLRRYVGEQVPPEVHSQTWESERQELLETVQHLHEDRDGLHTTAELLQVRVQSLTHILSMQEEELARKIQPSDCLEPEFTRKCQSLLKRWREKVFALMVQLKAQELEHRGCVEQLKGQVAELQERAETQSQEQAILQRSLQDKAAEVEVERMGAKALQMELSRAQEARRRRQQQMATAEEQLKVVANAVSSFQTWFQSTVAEVERATARLPSISARVSYAVRKVHTIQGLMARKLAVAQLRQESCPPPPPARDMSLELEQLREERNRLDAELQLSAHIIQQEVGRAREQGEAERQQLSEVAKQLEQELQRTQESLASLGLQLEAARQGQQESMVEAASLRQELTQQQEIYGQALQEKVAEVETRLREQLSESERRLNEARREHAKAGLFSCCLMASRPPYTRPLCGLAFP; encoded by the exons ATGTTTCGACCTTCAG GTTCCACTGGGCTGATTCCCCCATCCCACTTCCAAGCTCGGCCCCGTCCAACTCTGCCAAGAATGGCTCCCACTTGGGTCTCAGACATTCCCCTGATCCAACCCCCAGCCCATCAAGATGTCTCAGAGAGGCAGCCAGACAACCAGAGACTTCAAGTGACCATGTGGGAACCGGAAGTTTCTGGCAAAGGGCAGGAGCCCAGGTGGAGAGGCAG GTCTGTGGAGCTACCTGGGTCACAGGCCCTGAGCCAGCAGGCTGAGCTGATCTCTCGGCAGCTGCAAGAGCTGCGGCGGCTGGAGGAGGAGGTCCGGGTGCTGCGGGAAACCTCACTGCAGCAGAAGATGAGGCTGGAGTCCCAGGCCATGGAGCTGGAGGCTCTGGCCCGGGCGGAGAAGGCCGGCCGTGCTGAGGCCGAGGGCCTGCGTGCTGCCTTGGCGGGGGCCGAGGTTGTCCGGAAGAACCTGGAAGAGGGGAGCCAGCGGGAGCTGGAGGAGGTTCAGAGGCTGCACCAAGAGCAG CTCTCCTCCTTGATGCGGGCTCACCAGGAGGCTCTTTCCAGTTTGACTAACAAAGCAGGGGGCCTGGAGAAATCTCTGAGTAGTCTGGAAACCAGGAGGTCAGGGGAAGCCAAGGAGCTGGCCGTGGCCCAGAGGGAGACCGAGCTGCTTCGGAAACAGCTGAG CAAGACCCAAGAAGACTTGGAGGCTCAGGTGACCTTGGTTGAGAATCTAAGAAGATATGTAGGGGAGCAAGTCCCTCCTGAGGTCCACAGCCAGACATGGGAATCAGAGCGACAGGAGCTTCTAGAAACTGTGCAG CACTTGCATGAGGACCGGGATGGTCTGCACACCACGGCCGAGCTGCTGCAGGTGCGAGTCCAGAGCCTCACGCACATCCTCTCcatgcaggaggaggagctggcccGGAAG ATTCAGCCTTCAGACTGCCTGGAGCCCGAGTTCACCAGGAAGTGCCAGTCCCTGCTGAAGCGCTGGCGGGAGAAGGTGTTTGCCCTCATGGTGCAGCTGAAGGCCCAGGagctggagcacagaggatgCGTGGAGCAGCTGAAGGGGCAG GTGGCAGAGCTCCAGGAAAGAGCTGAAACTCAGAGTCAGGAGCAGGCCATCCTGCAGCGCTCCCTGCAGGACAAAGCTGCAGAAGTGGAGGTGGAGCGAATGGGTGCCAAG GCCCTGCAGATGGAGCTGAGCCGTGCTCAGGAGGCCCGGCGCCGGAGGCAGCAGCAGATGGCCACAGCGGAGGAGCAGCTGAAGGTCGTGGCCAATGCTGTCAGCAG CTTTCAGACCTGGTTCCAGAGCACCGTGGCCGAGGTGGAACGGGCCACGGCCCGACTGCCCAGCATCAGTGCCCGAGTCAGCTATGCCGTCCGCAAGGTCCACACCATTCAGG gcCTGATGGCTCGAAAACTGGCCGTTGCTCAGCTGCGCCAGGAGAG ctgccccccacccccaccggccAGGGACATGAGCCTTGAGTTGGAGCAGCTGCGGGAAGAGCGGAACCGCCTGGACGCGGAACTGCAGCTGAGCGCCCACATCATCCAGCAGGAGGTGGGCCGGGCCCGGGAGCAAG GGGAGGCGGAGCGGCAGCAGCTGAGCGAGGTGGCCAAGCAGCTGGAGCAGGAGCTGCAGCGCACCCAGGAGTCCCTGGCCAGTTTGGGGCTGCAGCTGGAGGCGGCTCGCCAGGGCCAGCAGGAGAGCATGGTGGAGGCTGCCAGTCTCCGGCAGGAGCTGACCCAGCAACAGGAGATCTACGGGCAAG CGCTGCAGGAGAAGGTGGCCGAAGTGGAAACTCGGCTGCGGGAACAGCTCTCAGAATCAGAAAGGAGACTGAACGAGGCTCGGAGGGAACACGCCAAGGCCG GCTTGTTTTCATGCTGCCTCATGGCCTCTAGGCCACCCTACACCCGTCCCCTCTGTGGCCTGGCTTTCCCGTAG